In Gordonia phthalatica, one genomic interval encodes:
- a CDS encoding salicylate synthase produces the protein MVVAPASPGTPGSISPETIGTESISAGTPSNDELAARAASVCGAWAASGEFGEHVVYERDGRWMFAARAQARIILTKSRVIVDGALDGKSVQREIPWTGEPAAALSEALDGLGLPHWRLYGWVGFDYCAPHHGLMDHVVDDVVLAHLIVPGLEAFVDVDGISAPGADEATLDRLRVLADTPVSAGAEETIDVSDDLDDYRGRVATAVGEINDGRYQKVILSRRVEIGFDVDIPATYVRGRRGNSPARSYLLQLGGLEAAGFSPELVVAADGLGTVVTEPLAGTRAFGRGAAADAAAKAELLADEKEIAEHAMSVRACFSEIESVALPGTTAVDEFMEVRERGSVQHLASTVSGRLDPDAGPWRALGVLFPSITASGIPKAPALEAIYRLEPDRRELYSGAVLVADSSGELEATLALRSIFAEGGRAWLRAGAGIVGQSRPDREFEETCEKLGSVAPFVVRAAQ, from the coding sequence ATGGTTGTGGCACCTGCTTCTCCGGGGACTCCCGGATCGATCAGCCCAGAAACGATCGGCACGGAATCGATCAGCGCAGGCACGCCCTCGAATGACGAGCTCGCCGCCCGCGCGGCATCGGTCTGCGGAGCCTGGGCGGCGTCCGGCGAGTTCGGTGAGCACGTGGTCTACGAGCGCGACGGCCGATGGATGTTCGCCGCACGAGCGCAGGCCCGGATCATCCTGACCAAGAGCCGCGTGATCGTCGACGGTGCACTCGACGGCAAAAGCGTTCAGCGGGAGATCCCGTGGACGGGGGAGCCCGCCGCCGCCCTGAGCGAGGCGCTCGACGGGCTCGGCCTGCCGCACTGGCGCCTGTACGGCTGGGTGGGATTCGACTACTGCGCACCCCACCACGGCCTCATGGACCACGTCGTGGACGACGTCGTCCTCGCGCACCTCATCGTTCCCGGACTGGAGGCCTTCGTCGACGTCGACGGCATCTCCGCGCCCGGCGCGGACGAGGCGACCCTCGACCGCCTCCGGGTCCTCGCCGACACCCCGGTGAGCGCCGGAGCCGAGGAGACCATCGACGTCTCCGACGACCTCGACGACTACCGCGGCCGCGTCGCCACCGCGGTCGGCGAGATCAACGACGGCCGCTACCAGAAGGTGATCCTGTCCCGCCGCGTCGAGATCGGCTTCGACGTCGACATCCCCGCCACGTACGTTCGCGGCCGCCGGGGCAACAGCCCCGCGCGGTCGTACCTGCTGCAGCTCGGGGGCCTCGAAGCCGCGGGATTCAGCCCCGAACTCGTCGTCGCCGCCGACGGCCTCGGCACCGTCGTCACCGAACCCCTCGCCGGGACCCGCGCGTTCGGTCGCGGCGCGGCCGCCGACGCCGCCGCCAAGGCAGAGCTCCTCGCCGACGAGAAGGAGATCGCCGAGCACGCCATGTCTGTGCGCGCCTGCTTCAGCGAGATCGAATCCGTCGCGTTGCCGGGCACCACCGCCGTCGACGAGTTCATGGAGGTCCGGGAGCGGGGGAGCGTCCAGCACCTGGCCTCCACCGTCTCCGGCCGACTGGACCCGGACGCCGGACCGTGGCGCGCCCTCGGCGTGCTGTTCCCGTCCATCACCGCCTCGGGAATCCCGAAAGCCCCTGCGCTCGAAGCGATCTATCGTCTGGAACCTGACCGTCGGGAGCTGTACTCCGGTGCCGTCCTGGTCGCCGACTCGAGCGGTGAGCTCGAGGCGACGCTGGCGCTGCGCTCGATCTTCGCCGAAGGCGGCCGCGCCTGGCTGCGGGCCGGCGCGGGGATCGTCGGACAGTCGCGCCCGGACCGCGAGTTCGAGGAGACCTGCGAGAAGCTCGGCAGCGTCGCGCCCTTCGTCGTGCGAGCCGCCCAGTGA